A portion of the Tachyglossus aculeatus isolate mTacAcu1 chromosome 12 unlocalized genomic scaffold, mTacAcu1.pri SUPER_6_unloc_2, whole genome shotgun sequence genome contains these proteins:
- the LOC119921416 gene encoding olfactory receptor 13G1-like, whose amino-acid sequence MRKLALGGEGSPASFHGHPSLSPSAFPVRSSESPKNRSAVSEFVILGLLNRPEMQPLLFAVFLCVYLVAVLGNGLIMAAVSLSAALHTPMYVMLLPLVLVDVVCTSSIVPKMLETTLGPRKTISYSGCMAQLLFFTWSLGAEMVLFTAMAFDRYVAICFPLCYAAVRSRRTCSALLAAILLVAVTDAWVYTVLVLRLTSCGSDAVDHFFCEIPALLALSCSPVRANEVMVFVADVALAMGDFVLTYFSYGFIVAAILHIRSAEGKRKAFSICSSHLCVAIYTYFRPASSYSFDRDKVVAALYTLVTPTLNPIVYSLHNREIQAGIRKVFSSRKCR is encoded by the exons ATGAGAAAGCTGGCATTAGGGGGCGAAGG CTCCCCCGCCTCATTCCACGGCCATCCGTCCCTGTCCCCTTCGGCATTCCCTGTCCGGTCCTCCGAAAGCCCGAAGAACCGCAGCGCCGTGTCCGAGTTCGTCATCCTGGGCCTTTTGAACCGCCCTGAGATGCAGCCCCTCCTCTTCGCCGTCTTCCTGTGCGTCTACCTGGTGGCCGTGCTGGGAAATGGTCTCATCATGGCCGCGGTCTCCCTCAGCGCGGCCCTGCACACGCCCATGTATGTCATGCTGCTGCCTCTGGTCCTGGTGGACGTCGTGTGCACCTCCTCCatcgtccccaagatgctggagaCCACACTGGGGCCACGGAAGACCATCTCCTACAGCGGCTGCATGGCCCAGCTCCTCTTCTTCACCTGGTCTCTGGGGGCCGAGATGGTCCTCTTCACCGCCATGGCcttcgaccgctacgtggccatctgtttccccctctgctaTGCCGCCGTCAGGAGCCGGCGGACATGCTCCGCCCTCCTGGCCGCCATCCTCCTCGTCGCCGTCACCGACGCCTGGGTGTACACGGTCCTCGTCCTCCGGCTGACCTCCTGCGGGTCGGACGCCGTCGACCACTTCTTCTGCGAGATCCCCGCCCTGCTGGCCCTCTCCTGCAGCCCCGTCCGGGCCAACGAGGTGATGGTCTTCGTGGCCGACGTCGCCCTGGCCATGGGGGACTTCGTGCTGACCTACTTCTCCTACGGCTTCATCGTGGCCGCCATCCTCCACATCCGGTCGGCCGAAGGCAAGAGGAaggccttctccatctgctcctcccacctctgcgTGGCCATCTACACCTACTTCCGGCCCGCCTCCTCCTACTCGTTCGacagggacaaggtggtggcCGCCTTATACACGCTGGTCACGCCCACCCTAAACCCCATCGTCTATAGCCTCCACAACAGAGAGATCCAGGCGGGCATCCGGAAGGTCTTCTCCTCCCGGAAGTGCCGATAG